In Lentisphaerota bacterium, the following proteins share a genomic window:
- a CDS encoding FAD-binding protein: MLRVHDIHLPLDHAPDDIAVAAARVLGVKPGALQQWVVRRQAIDARRKNAVTLTYSVDVVVANESRLLQAAASPQVVASPDESYHPASPGTAPLQHRPVVVGTGPAGLFAALTLAQAGYRPIVLERGRPVPQRCRDVEAFWNGGALDPHSNAQFGEGGAGTFSDGKLTTLINDPRCRKVLEEFVAAGADPSILVSAKPHLGTDRLRAVVVAIRQRLESLGASVRFEHQVTGLDLDQQQLRRVRLQTGESLPAQVCVLAIGHSARDTVAMLHHSGLRLTPKPFSVGVRIEHPQALIDTAQYGRFAGHPRLGPADYKLAYHAPHGRSAYTFCMCPGGEVIAAASECGGIVTNGMSASARDRVNANAAVLVGVTPADFPGDSPLSGFDFQRQWESLAFALGGANYCAPAQRVGDFLRGVPGTQFGRVTPSYTPGVRPADLRGCLPPYVADTLRAALPQFGRRVAGFDLPDAILTGVETRSSSPVSMPRSESGESSIGGLYPAGEGAGHAGGITSAAVDGIRTAEAIIARFAPPR; the protein is encoded by the coding sequence ATGCTCCGTGTCCACGACATACACCTGCCGCTCGATCACGCCCCCGATGACATCGCGGTTGCGGCCGCCCGTGTTCTGGGCGTGAAGCCCGGGGCGTTGCAGCAGTGGGTGGTGCGCCGCCAGGCCATCGATGCGCGACGAAAGAACGCCGTCACCCTGACCTATTCCGTGGATGTCGTCGTGGCCAACGAGTCTCGGCTGCTCCAAGCCGCCGCCTCGCCCCAGGTGGTCGCCTCCCCCGACGAATCCTACCATCCGGCCTCCCCCGGCACAGCCCCCTTGCAGCACAGGCCCGTGGTCGTGGGCACCGGTCCGGCTGGGCTTTTTGCGGCGCTGACGCTGGCGCAGGCCGGCTACCGGCCGATCGTGCTGGAACGGGGCCGGCCGGTGCCGCAGCGCTGCCGGGACGTCGAGGCGTTCTGGAACGGGGGGGCGCTCGACCCGCACTCCAACGCGCAGTTCGGCGAAGGCGGCGCCGGCACGTTTTCGGACGGCAAGCTGACCACCCTCATCAATGATCCGCGCTGCCGCAAGGTGTTGGAGGAGTTTGTGGCCGCTGGCGCCGACCCCTCCATCCTCGTCAGCGCCAAGCCGCATTTGGGGACCGACCGCCTCCGCGCCGTGGTGGTCGCGATCCGCCAGCGACTGGAGTCGCTGGGCGCATCAGTCCGCTTTGAACACCAGGTGACCGGTCTCGATCTGGATCAGCAGCAACTCCGCAGGGTCCGCCTGCAAACCGGCGAATCCCTGCCCGCCCAGGTCTGCGTGCTGGCCATCGGACACAGCGCGCGCGACACCGTGGCGATGCTGCATCACAGCGGCCTGCGCCTGACGCCCAAGCCGTTTTCCGTGGGCGTGCGCATTGAACACCCCCAGGCGCTCATTGACACGGCGCAATATGGCCGTTTTGCGGGACATCCGCGTCTGGGTCCGGCCGACTACAAGCTGGCCTATCACGCGCCCCACGGGCGCAGCGCGTACACCTTCTGCATGTGCCCCGGCGGCGAGGTGATCGCGGCGGCATCCGAATGCGGCGGCATCGTCACCAACGGCATGAGCGCCTCGGCGCGCGACCGGGTCAACGCCAACGCCGCGGTGCTGGTCGGCGTGACGCCCGCCGATTTTCCGGGCGACTCGCCCCTGAGCGGCTTTGATTTCCAGCGGCAATGGGAATCACTGGCGTTCGCGCTCGGAGGCGCCAATTACTGCGCCCCGGCGCAACGGGTCGGCGATTTTCTGCGCGGTGTGCCCGGCACGCAGTTTGGCCGTGTGACGCCCAGCTACACCCCCGGCGTGCGGCCGGCGGATCTCCGCGGCTGCCTGCCGCCGTATGTGGCGGACACCCTCCGCGCGGCGCTCCCCCAGTTCGGCCGGCGCGTCGCCGGCTTCGACCTGCCCGACGCCATCCTGACCGGCGTGGAGACCCGCAGTTCATCGCCGGTGAGCATGCCGCGAAGCGAATCGGGCGAGAGCAGCATTGGCGGCCTCTACCCCGCCGGCGAAGGCGCCGGCCACGCCGGCGGCATCACCTCCGCGGCCGTGGACGGCATCCGCACGGCCGAGGCGATCATTGCCCGTTTCGCGCCGCCCCGCTGA